The Sphingobacteriales bacterium nucleotide sequence ATGTAACTCAGTTTGATGGAAAATACATAGAAAGTGCAGGCATGCTTAAAATGGATTTTCTTGGATTAAAAACATTAACAATAATCAAAGATGCCATCAAATTAATTAAAAAGAATCATAACATAGATATCGATGTAGATACACTTCCGTTTGATGATATTGCAACATATCAGTTATTTCAACGTGGCGAAACAGTAGGTATTTTTCAGTTTGAGAGTGCTGGAATGCAAAACTGTTTGAAAGATTTAAAACCAGACTGTTTTGAAGATTTAATTGCGATGAACGCATTGTATCGACCAGGACCAATGGATTATATTCCAAACTACATCAATAGAAAACATGGCAAAGAACCAGTAGTTTATGATTTACCTGAAATGGAAGGTTATCTTAAAGATACTTATGGAATCACAGTTTATCAAGAACAGGTGATGTTGCTGTCTCAGAAGTTAGCCAACTTTACAAAAGGTAAAGCGGATGAACTTAGAAAAGCAATGGGTAAAAAAGATAAAGCAAAATTAGATAGTTTGTATTCTTTATTTATCGAAGGTTGCCTTGCAAATAATTTGGACGAAAAAATATGTAATAAAATTTGGGCAGACTGGGAAAAGTTTGCATCCTATGCATTTAATAAATCACACTCTACTTGTTATGCGTATGTTGCATTTCAAACAGCATATCTAAAAACACATTATCCAGCAGAGTATATGGCAGCAGTACTTTCACATAATATGAATGATATCAAATCTGTGAATTTCTTTTTGAGCGAATGTAGAAGAATGAATATTCCAACATTAGGACCAGATATTAATGAAAGTGATATACAGTTTTCAGTAAATAAAAGAGGCGAAATCAGGTTCGCACTTTCAGCATTGAAAGGCGTAGGTGAGGCAGCAGTTTCTGCAATATTAGAAGAAAGAGAGAATGGTTTTTTTACATCAATTTTTGATCTTACCAAAAGAGTTAATCTAAGAGCAGTAAATAAAAAAAATATAGAAGTATTAGCACAAGCTGGAGCTTTTGATAGTTTTGGTGATGCACATAGAGCACAATATTTCCATGTATATAAAGATGATTCTACATTTATAGAATTAGCAATTAGATTTGGAAACAATGTAAAAGAAAGACAATCATCAAACGCTTTTTCTTTATTCGGAGAAACAAAAGATGCAGAAATACCAGAACCAGAAATTCCACATGAAAATACATGGTCAAATTTTGATCAACTACAAAAAGAAAAAGAAGTTACAGGAATTTATATATCAGGTCATCCATTAGATGAATTTGGTGTAGAAATAAAACATTTGTGCAATACAGATTTTGAGCATCTAGATAATTTTAAGAACAAAGAAGTGATAGTGCCTTGTTTGGTAGCACATGTCAATAAAAGAGTAGATAAAAATGGGAAACCTTGGGCAATAGTTACTTTCGAAGATTTGACAAGTACACAAGAAGTATTGATGTTTAATGAAGACTATATAAAATATATGGCATATTTAGAGTCTGGAACAAGATTAGTACTTAGAGGAAATTATAGACCAAGTTTTAGAGACAAAGAAAAGTTTGAAATAAAAATCAATAGTTTATCTTATTTGCAAGATTTATTGGAGAAAAATGCAAAATCTATTAGAATAATGATAAAATACTCAGATTTAGATACACAATTAGTAGATAAAATATTTTCAATATTGCAAAAACACAAAGGCAAAAAATCATTTACCATATATTTGTTTGATAATACAGAACAAGCATTGCCTTTTTCTAGTAATAAAATTAGCATAAATATTACAAAAGAATTATGCGATGAATTAGATCAAATAACAAAAATTAAAACAAAAGTTATCTTTTAATATTGTAAAAAAGAACTCAAGCCTAAATTAACCTCAAATATTTAATATATTTGTCCATGCAAAAAGGAATACTATTTAGTTTATTATTCTTATGTCTTCAAATTATTCACGCGCAGAATATAAAGATTGATACATTAGCATATCCTGAACACTTCGAGTTTATTGCACCACTTAGAATTTTAGATGATCAATCAGCTGAGTTTTATTATATGGAAGCAAATAGCTATTATATCAAAAAACAAATAGAGCCAGCAAAAGTATTAATTAATAAAGCAACAAGCATGCAAGCAGAAAATGCAAACTATTGGATGATTAAAGCATGGATTTTCATTGCAGATGCAGATTATAAAACAGCACTTTTTGCTGCGCAAAAAACAGCAATACTACAACCAAATAATTGGAAGTCACATTATTGTTTAGCTTATGCAAAGCAACTTTCAGGAGATTATGTTGGTGCAGTAATAGACTATAGTAGAGTAATAATGATGCAGTCAAACAATCATTTGTCATACGTAGGTAGAGCAAATTGCAAAGAAGCAATAAAAGATTTTGAAGGCGCAATTGCAGATTATAGTATAGCTATTATGCTAAAAAATACAGATGAAAAATCATATTTGAATAGAGGCATTTTACAATACAAACTAAAAAACTATAATGATGCAATTAATGATTTATCTATCGCAATCGTAAAAATGGAAGATAATGAGCAAGCATATTATTATAGAGGAGCAGCATATTTAGAACTAAAAGACTACGCAAACGCATGTACCAATTTTACAAAATCTAAAGAATTGGGCAATAAAAACATCAACAGCGAAATCAATAATTATTGTATTAGGAAATAATGTAATTTTTTGGCATAAGTTTTGGATAATACAGTTTATCTAAAATATTTTGTATGAAAAAACTTTACATCTTTTTATTCGCATTCATCTTAACTGCACAAGCTACCTTTGCAGATTCAGAGCTTTTCCTAAAAATAAACCGACAAGGGAAATATCAAGTATTTTTAAACAACGAGTCAGTTACAAGCAAGAAAAATATATTTCGTTTTTTTGACTTAGTACCAGGAAATTATCAAGTAAAAATTGTACAAAAAAATGGATGGAGCCAGCAAATTGTATATCAAGAAAATATCCAACTTCAAAATGGATTTAGATATGTTGCAGAACTATCAAATAATACAGGATTGCAAAAAATAGCACAAATTCCTTATGTTGAAAAAAACTGGTATGTAGACCAATTAAGCACACAAGGAAACTGGCAAAACAATCACATTTGCACACCAAATTGTAATCAAAGTAATTGCAATCAAGGCAATTGGAATAATAATCCAAACAACAATAATAATAGTTGGAATAACGATAACCATAATGATTGGAACAACAATAACTACGGCTACAACAGCCAATACATGAACGACAATACATTTAATAGTGTAATGAATGCAATAAAAAATGCCAGTTTTGATAATGTTAAAATGGAAATTGCTGAAACTGCATTGTCAAATAGTTATGTAAAAACTAATCAGGTAAAACAAATATTGCAACAACTTTCATTTGAGTCAAATAGATTGCAATTGGCAAAATATTGCTACAAAAAAACAACAGACAAGCAAAATTATTTTGATATCTATAATCTGTTTTCTTTCTCAAGTTCAATCAATGAATTAAACGCATATATAAAAAATAATTAGTTTTGTTTAGTATTTAAAATACGTTTTTGGCAATCATTTCTATGGTTGCCTTTTTTTATTTTACAAAATATAATTTCCATTATAAATTTTTTATTAGAATGGAATGATTTGTTTATATTGTTGAATATTATCTAATTATTGCCTTTTAATTTTAAACAATCTCTAAATTTATTATTAATTTTTTAGATAGAGTGACTAAAATTGATAGCTTTTCCATATCTTTGCATTGTAATTATTAAACATAGTTCTTTTTATTGTAGGGTGATGAAATTGGCAGCCATGCCCTCTTGTCTCGGGGGTGAGGAGTTCAAAATAAAGATAGCGTATAGCCGGTTTGTTCCGACAGGGGTTGACCACCAAGCACTGCGCCATTCCTAATTGCCTTGTGGAGGTTCGAATCCTTCCCCTACAGCTTTTTTTCCTAAACTATTTATCACATTATTTATGGCTAATTCAGGATTCTCTATATCACAATATCATGATATAAAACCAATTTATGAAAAATTAGATAAATTAGTTGCATTGCCTTTGCAGCATATTGAGCCATCTGCAATGGAAAAATACTTAGACTATTATAATTCTAAGTGTCCAAAGTCAAGAGAAATATATGAACAAGCACGTCAGTATATTCCTGGTGGTGTTCAGCACAATTTAGCATTCAACCACCCTTTTCCGCTTACATTTACAAAAGCAGAAGGCGCGCATTTGTACGATGCAGATGGAAATAAATATATAGATTTTCTACAAGCAGGCGGACCAACAGTATTAGGTAGCAATTATCCATCAGTTAGAGAAAAAGCCATAGAATTACTAAATGAATGTGGGCCATCTACAGGTTTGTTGCATGAGTATGAACTAAAATTAGCTGAATTAATTTGCAAAAATATTCCATCAGTAGATCAATTTAGAATGCTGGGTAGTGGTACAGAAGCAGTTATGGGTGCATTGCGATTAGCACGTATCAAAACAGGAAATAAAAAAATCATCAAAATAGGTGGCGCATATCATGGATGGAGCGACCAAATGGTGTATGATTTGCGAATTCCAGGTACAAGATTTTTTGATGCAAAAGGAATTCCATTCATGATGCATTGGCACACACAAGCAGTTCCACCTAATGATATTGATGCATTAGAAAGTAAATTGAGATGGAATAAATTGCGTGGTGGCACTGCTGCTGTAATTTTAGAACCAGTTGGTCCAGAAAGTGGCACCTATCCAGTGTATAAAGAATATGCACAACAAGCTAGAGAATTGTGCGATAAATATGGTGCATTACTAATTTTTGACGAAGTAGTAACTGCATTTAGAGTAGGAATGAGTGGCGCACAAGGCTACTTTAATGTAAAACCAGACTTAACAATTTTCGGTAAAGTAGTTGCTGGTGGATATCCATCTGCTGGAGGAATTGGTGGCAAAGCAGAATATATGGATGGTTTGGCTGCAGGTTTGCAAGGTGGAAAAAAAGTAAAAGTTGGTGGTACTATGGCAGCAAATCCATTAAGTTGTTGTGCTGGTTACTATACATTATTGGAGATAGAAAAAAATAATGCATGCGAAAAAGCAGGCAAAGCTGGTGATAGAATAACTAAAGGATTAAACGAATTGATAGATAAATATGGATTGCCATTTGTGGCATTCAATCAAGGTTCTATTTGTCATTTGGAAGCTGCTGGAACATTATACGTAAAAATAAAATTATTGAAAATAAAATCAGTGCTAGCTGAAATTAACGAACGAAAAAAATTAATGGAAGAATATGGTGCTGCATACATGGCAGAAGGTATTGTTACCTTAGCAGGTAGTAGATTGTACACAAGTATGGCAGATACTGATGATGTAATTGACGATGCATTAAATAGATTTGAGAATGTATTCAAAAATGTAAAGAAAGCTTAGTTATATCGTAGCTATATTTTCTTTATCAATCCAAACTATCTTATTATTTACAGTTTTTATTTTGTAGAAATTTCCATCGTGGTCAAGTAGTTTTACTTTGTTTCCACTACTAATTGTTCCTATTTTCTTAGCATTCAAACTTGGTTTGTTTATCATATCCGAATCATGCATAACAATTGCATGTGTATTTGATGTTTCTAGATAGAATTTTTGCTTTGCCATATAGAATAAAATAATAGAAAAACAAAGCAACAGTATACTCGATTTTAGATAGATATTTTCACGTTTTCTAAAATAGATAAACCTAAGAATGCTAAATAGAAAAAAACAAATCAGAAATAAAATACTCCAGTATTTACTAGTGTGTTTTTGGTGCAGTTGTGTTGCCCACTGAAATAAAAAGAAATCAGCAGAATGCTCATTCTTTTTCAATCCTTTTTGGTTTGCCAGATGTAAGTTATGTTGAATAGCCTCATTATTTGGTGCAATTTTTAATGCTTTTTCGTAGTATAAAATGGCAAGCGTATAATCTTTAAGCTGAAAATAACAATTACCTAAATTATAGTAAATACTTGCATTATGCTTGTCATTTTTTAGCAATGATAATAACTCATCTTTTGCTTCTGAATAACTTTTTTGTTGATAGAGTTTGTTTGCTGCATCTAATGTATTAGTTGCATTAGTGAAACTAAAAGTGAAAAATATAATATTGAGTAATAAACATAATTTTAACTTCATTTCGCTAAATTTTTTGGTCAATTTGTGTTATCCAATTCACAGCATCATGATATGTTTTTTGCATACTTTCTGTTTTATTTACAGATGCAAATAATGCCATTTCGCAAGATTCTAAAGTATTGTTGAGTTGAATGATATCTTCTTGTCCAATATTTCTATCGGATAATTTAGCACCTATATTTTCTTTCGATAAATCTGAAACAGGAATGTGCATTTTGTCCGAAACATATTGCCACAACGCACGTATAACTTCATCATAAAATTCTTTCTCTTTATTTTGCGACATCAGTTTTTTAGCTTTCTGCATTCTTTTCAAGGCTACTTTATTCGCTTTTTTCCTATTGATGGCTAATAATGCTTGCGCATCATAATCTTTTCTTCGTAATAAAAATCCTATAAAAAGAATAAGAATTGGAGTTGCTGCCAATGCTTTAAAAAGATTTGTTTCATAAAAATTAGACCATGTAATAGAACTTGTTAAGTTTTTATACAACTCATTTTTCTTGATATCTTCTTTCTCTCTTTTGTTGAAATTAATAAGATTTTGAGATGTTTTTGCTTTGCCACTAACTTCAATAGTCGTAGCTGGAAGCTTAAAGGTTACATAGCTTTTTTTATTCAAATCAAAATAGCCAAACTCATACTCAGGCAATGTGAAGTTGCCACCATCTTGTGGTATTATTGTGTACTCATACGATTTTGTTCCAGATACAGAATTCCCTTTTGAAGCATAATTTTCATTCAATTTAGGCTCAAAAACTTCAAACTCTTCAGGAAACTCGAGCTTTGGTGCGCTAATTAATTTTAGATTTCCAGTGCCATTATACGTTACTTTCAGCTTTATAGGTTCACCTACTTTTACTTTGGTTTTGTCATAGCCAGCCTGAAACGAGAATTGCCCAACAGCACCACTAAAATTCTTTGGCTTTGGTTCTGGCAAAGGAAGCACGTCTACTTGTACACTATTCGATTTAAAATTATATTCATAAGGTTCTACAGTAGTAAAAAATGGATTATAAGGATGTGGCATTTCAATACCAACCACACAAGAAAAATCCATCGGAGCAATATCTAATTTTCCAGTTTTCTGTGGAAATAAGGCTACTCTTCTAAATTCTTGAACATAATATTTTTTGCCATTATAAGTTTCTATTTCTGGTTCTTTATTTGGATCTATTTCTGGTAACTCAAATTCTTCCATTAAAAAGCCATTGAAAGAAGGTGCTTTTAATGAAACTAAATTTTGATATTGAATTCTAAAATAGAGTTTGAAGGATACAGTAAATTGGTCACCTTCGTACAAACTACTTTTGCTAGGAAAAACTCTAACGAAAATATTTTCGCTAATTTCTTTTTTTATTTCTTCTTCGGATTTTTGTTTCTGTTTTTTACTATTTCCACTACCAAAAAATTCCTCAAATGGGTCATAATATTGCTGTTGTTGTTTCTGTTGTTTTTTTTGTGGCTCTATTATTTTAATGGTAATTTCTTCTGTCGCCATTACTTTCCCATTAATAGATGCTTTTGCAGGAGGAAATACAAATGTGCCTTGTTTTTTTGGTTGCAAAGTATAAGTAAATGAAATAGATTTTGAAACTCTACCATTGATTACATTTATATTCTGAGATTGTGACGGACCATAAGTGTCGAAATTATCAAACTTTGGCGCTTTAAAATCATCAACATCTCCATTTTCTACAGTATAGGTAATGTCGAAAGTATAGTTTTGTGGTACTTCTTTAGCTGATGCTTTTACATAAAACTTCTGCGACCATACATTTTGTGTTATAAAAAGTATAGATAGTAATAATATTGCTGTCTTATATATGCGATTATCTAAAGATACTTTTACCTGCATGTTGTTTCAAAGTGTACAAATGTATAAAATCTAGATAATTAGATTAACGTATTTTCTTTTATTTAAGATTTTTTAGCATTCTATGCTTACAAGTCATTTAAAAAGCTTTTATCTACACTTACAGTAGCATCAAGTTTATATAAAATGGCATACATACCAAAAAAAGTACGATGTAAAAATATAGCATCTCTATTGCCTCTGATGGCATTTGGCTGTCTAAGTTTTTTATCTTGTGCCAATTCTTGTCCTTGAATATTGAGTTGCTCTGTAAATTCTTTATCACCAAAATAAAAAGTATCTCGTTTTAATGGTTCAACAATAATATCTATAATTTTTTTAGCTGTATCATAAAAGAATTTTCGTTCTTCAGGAGTGTCTTCTTTTCTAATGAAATCTAAATTGAGTAGCAATTGCTCAAGTTTTTTGGATCATTTTGTGCTTCTGCTTTCGCAATAGAAAAATAGTTTTTATAAAAACTTTCAGGAATGGCTTTCATACACCCAAAATCTAAAACAACAAGTTTATTGTCTTTCGTTACCATAAAATTTCCAGGATGAGGATCTGCATGAAATTTCTTCAAAGTATGTACCTGATGAAAAACAAAATTAATCAAACTTTGTCCTAAAGCATTTTTCTTCTCTTGGTCAGTTTCTGTATCTAAATATTGTTGCAAAGGTACGGCATCATCAATCCATTCCATAGTTAAAACTCTATGGTTAGAAAATTCAGGATAATAATTCGG carries:
- a CDS encoding aminotransferase class III-fold pyridoxal phosphate-dependent enzyme — encoded protein: MANSGFSISQYHDIKPIYEKLDKLVALPLQHIEPSAMEKYLDYYNSKCPKSREIYEQARQYIPGGVQHNLAFNHPFPLTFTKAEGAHLYDADGNKYIDFLQAGGPTVLGSNYPSVREKAIELLNECGPSTGLLHEYELKLAELICKNIPSVDQFRMLGSGTEAVMGALRLARIKTGNKKIIKIGGAYHGWSDQMVYDLRIPGTRFFDAKGIPFMMHWHTQAVPPNDIDALESKLRWNKLRGGTAAVILEPVGPESGTYPVYKEYAQQARELCDKYGALLIFDEVVTAFRVGMSGAQGYFNVKPDLTIFGKVVAGGYPSAGGIGGKAEYMDGLAAGLQGGKKVKVGGTMAANPLSCCAGYYTLLEIEKNNACEKAGKAGDRITKGLNELIDKYGLPFVAFNQGSICHLEAAGTLYVKIKLLKIKSVLAEINERKKLMEEYGAAYMAEGIVTLAGSRLYTSMADTDDVIDDALNRFENVFKNVKKA
- the dnaE gene encoding DNA polymerase III subunit alpha; this encodes MAKNEIGYKNLMHIVSTGFIDGLYMDFPRVDFELIKEYHEGIIASTCCVGGEVPQTLINKGFEEAEKVFKKWYDVFGDDYYVELQRHQIQEFDNTGWSQEAINQELLKLADKFKSLPIATNDSHYLDQKDFEAHDILLCLQTGKDFADPDRFKFENDQFFFKTQYQMKELFKDIPQAIENTLHIAEKIESLNLERTVLLPAFQIPVGFKDQNEYLRFLTFEGAKKRWGDILPIEIIERLDFELATIERMGFPGYFLIVQDFIQEGKKMNVAIGPGRGSAAGSAVAYAIGITNVDPIKYNLLFERFLNPDRISMPDMDIDFDDAGREKVIDYVVDKYGKNQVAQIITYGTMAAKSCIRDIGRVLKVPLSETDRMAKLIPDGVGVKLKDAFKDVEELRILKSDNKDLRGKTLQLAEVLEGSVRHRGIHAAGVIIAPDDIKKYVPICTAKDADLYVTQFDGKYIESAGMLKMDFLGLKTLTIIKDAIKLIKKNHNIDIDVDTLPFDDIATYQLFQRGETVGIFQFESAGMQNCLKDLKPDCFEDLIAMNALYRPGPMDYIPNYINRKHGKEPVVYDLPEMEGYLKDTYGITVYQEQVMLLSQKLANFTKGKADELRKAMGKKDKAKLDSLYSLFIEGCLANNLDEKICNKIWADWEKFASYAFNKSHSTCYAYVAFQTAYLKTHYPAEYMAAVLSHNMNDIKSVNFFLSECRRMNIPTLGPDINESDIQFSVNKRGEIRFALSALKGVGEAAVSAILEERENGFFTSIFDLTKRVNLRAVNKKNIEVLAQAGAFDSFGDAHRAQYFHVYKDDSTFIELAIRFGNNVKERQSSNAFSLFGETKDAEIPEPEIPHENTWSNFDQLQKEKEVTGIYISGHPLDEFGVEIKHLCNTDFEHLDNFKNKEVIVPCLVAHVNKRVDKNGKPWAIVTFEDLTSTQEVLMFNEDYIKYMAYLESGTRLVLRGNYRPSFRDKEKFEIKINSLSYLQDLLEKNAKSIRIMIKYSDLDTQLVDKIFSILQKHKGKKSFTIYLFDNTEQALPFSSNKISINITKELCDELDQITKIKTKVIF
- a CDS encoding DUF4476 domain-containing protein, with translation MKKLYIFLFAFILTAQATFADSELFLKINRQGKYQVFLNNESVTSKKNIFRFFDLVPGNYQVKIVQKNGWSQQIVYQENIQLQNGFRYVAELSNNTGLQKIAQIPYVEKNWYVDQLSTQGNWQNNHICTPNCNQSNCNQGNWNNNPNNNNNSWNNDNHNDWNNNNYGYNSQYMNDNTFNSVMNAIKNASFDNVKMEIAETALSNSYVKTNQVKQILQQLSFESNRLQLAKYCYKKTTDKQNYFDIYNLFSFSSSINELNAYIKNN
- a CDS encoding protein BatD — its product is MQVKVSLDNRIYKTAILLLSILFITQNVWSQKFYVKASAKEVPQNYTFDITYTVENGDVDDFKAPKFDNFDTYGPSQSQNINVINGRVSKSISFTYTLQPKKQGTFVFPPAKASINGKVMATEEITIKIIEPQKKQQKQQQQYYDPFEEFFGSGNSKKQKQKSEEEIKKEISENIFVRVFPSKSSLYEGDQFTVSFKLYFRIQYQNLVSLKAPSFNGFLMEEFELPEIDPNKEPEIETYNGKKYYVQEFRRVALFPQKTGKLDIAPMDFSCVVGIEMPHPYNPFFTTVEPYEYNFKSNSVQVDVLPLPEPKPKNFSGAVGQFSFQAGYDKTKVKVGEPIKLKVTYNGTGNLKLISAPKLEFPEEFEVFEPKLNENYASKGNSVSGTKSYEYTIIPQDGGNFTLPEYEFGYFDLNKKSYVTFKLPATTIEVSGKAKTSQNLINFNKREKEDIKKNELYKNLTSSITWSNFYETNLFKALAATPILILFIGFLLRRKDYDAQALLAINRKKANKVALKRMQKAKKLMSQNKEKEFYDEVIRALWQYVSDKMHIPVSDLSKENIGAKLSDRNIGQEDIIQLNNTLESCEMALFASVNKTESMQKTYHDAVNWITQIDQKI
- a CDS encoding tetratricopeptide repeat protein, whose product is MKLKLCLLLNIIFFTFSFTNATNTLDAANKLYQQKSYSEAKDELLSLLKNDKHNASIYYNLGNCYFQLKDYTLAILYYEKALKIAPNNEAIQHNLHLANQKGLKKNEHSADFFLFQWATQLHQKHTSKYWSILFLICFFLFSILRFIYFRKRENIYLKSSILLLCFSIILFYMAKQKFYLETSNTHAIVMHDSDMINKPSLNAKKIGTISSGNKVKLLDHDGNFYKIKTVNNKIVWIDKENIATI
- a CDS encoding tetratricopeptide repeat protein, encoding MQKGILFSLLFLCLQIIHAQNIKIDTLAYPEHFEFIAPLRILDDQSAEFYYMEANSYYIKKQIEPAKVLINKATSMQAENANYWMIKAWIFIADADYKTALFAAQKTAILQPNNWKSHYCLAYAKQLSGDYVGAVIDYSRVIMMQSNNHLSYVGRANCKEAIKDFEGAIADYSIAIMLKNTDEKSYLNRGILQYKLKNYNDAINDLSIAIVKMEDNEQAYYYRGAAYLELKDYANACTNFTKSKELGNKNINSEINNYCIRK